Proteins encoded in a region of the Pseudomonas sp. PDNC002 genome:
- a CDS encoding ATP-binding protein codes for MKLPGGLARRLLLRVLLFSLCFTVLASAVQLYFEYRREMRDIDTRLDLIRVGYLASFERSLWDLNQEQLNVQLHGLADFPDIAQVRLRSADFNLVQDADDKRGPFRTERFALAFQPPDGERRDLGELEVSIDLGAVYLRLLHGGLASLLWMGVFLCGLAVALSWLFHSLVTRHLRAMADFVRGLTGGDLGTELALDKKRSGEEDEIDTVADALDGLRRALRAELRRREADREALQSKRDELQRRVERRTASLRRAKEEAEAANRAKSRFLATMSHEIRTPLNGILGMAELLRAAPLGEQDRRRLQALSTAGEGLLAILNEVLHFAKLEDGASQPEPVDFSLRRLLDDVVTLLEPRAEESGTCLRLRVDSQVEDACRGAEQFLRQVLSNLLANAVKFTEEGEVLLEVALLGGGDTGQRLRFTVTDDGIGISAEQQEKIFQRFTQASDEVARRYGGTGLGLAISKRLVEAMGGEIGVESLEGEGSTFWFEIELAPGVVPQSGIGPEPAPALDVLVVEDVALNREVVQALLERDGHRVQLAEDAEPALALTAARRFDLILLDMHLPGMNGLDLCRAIRTQPGGLNVTTPIHAFTASVQPGMVRRYFEAGMQGVLGKPLRLDDLRRALSGVAWELLPEAVDDGPLDRQVLDTHRRLLGEHKLNELLVSLWKLLDEQWPLLLDALRQDDAVEAASLAHRLAGSCRSMGVRGLGECLGELEEAALAGASFAGWPERLERERVVASELLKSIRA; via the coding sequence TTGAAACTGCCCGGCGGCCTGGCCCGGCGCCTGCTGCTGCGGGTGCTGCTGTTCAGCCTGTGCTTCACCGTGCTGGCCAGCGCGGTGCAGCTGTACTTTGAGTACCGCCGCGAGATGCGCGATATCGATACGCGCCTGGACCTGATCCGTGTCGGCTACCTGGCCAGCTTCGAGCGCAGCCTCTGGGACCTCAACCAGGAGCAGCTCAACGTGCAGCTGCACGGCCTGGCCGACTTCCCCGACATCGCCCAGGTGCGCCTGCGCAGCGCCGACTTCAACCTGGTGCAGGACGCCGACGACAAGCGCGGGCCGTTCCGTACCGAGCGCTTCGCCCTGGCCTTCCAGCCGCCGGACGGCGAGCGCCGCGACCTGGGCGAGCTGGAGGTCAGCATCGACCTGGGCGCCGTCTACCTGCGCCTGCTCCATGGCGGTCTCGCCAGCCTGCTGTGGATGGGTGTGTTCCTCTGCGGCCTGGCGGTGGCGCTGAGCTGGCTGTTCCACAGCCTGGTCACTCGTCACCTGCGTGCGATGGCTGACTTCGTGCGCGGGCTCACCGGCGGCGACCTCGGCACTGAGTTGGCGCTGGATAAGAAACGCTCGGGCGAAGAAGACGAGATCGATACCGTCGCCGACGCCCTCGACGGTTTGCGCCGCGCCCTGCGCGCCGAGTTGCGTCGGCGCGAGGCCGACCGCGAGGCTTTGCAGAGCAAGCGTGACGAATTGCAGCGGCGGGTCGAGCGGCGCACTGCCAGCCTGCGCCGCGCCAAGGAGGAAGCCGAAGCTGCCAACCGCGCCAAGAGCCGCTTCCTTGCCACCATGAGCCACGAAATCCGCACGCCGCTCAACGGCATCCTCGGCATGGCCGAACTGCTGCGCGCCGCGCCCCTGGGGGAGCAGGACCGGCGCCGGCTTCAAGCGTTATCCACAGCAGGCGAAGGACTGCTGGCGATCCTCAACGAGGTGCTGCACTTCGCCAAGCTGGAGGACGGCGCCAGCCAGCCGGAGCCGGTGGACTTCTCGTTGCGCCGGCTGCTCGACGATGTGGTGACCCTGCTGGAGCCGCGCGCCGAAGAGAGTGGTACCTGCCTGCGTCTGCGCGTCGATTCCCAGGTCGAGGACGCCTGCCGGGGCGCGGAGCAGTTCCTGCGCCAGGTGCTGAGCAACCTGCTGGCCAACGCGGTGAAGTTCACCGAGGAAGGCGAAGTACTGCTGGAAGTCGCGCTGCTCGGGGGAGGCGACACCGGCCAGCGGCTGCGCTTCACGGTGACCGACGACGGTATCGGCATCTCCGCCGAACAGCAGGAGAAGATATTCCAGCGCTTCACCCAGGCCAGCGACGAGGTGGCGCGGCGCTACGGTGGCACCGGCTTGGGTCTGGCCATCAGCAAGCGGCTGGTGGAAGCCATGGGCGGCGAGATCGGCGTGGAAAGCCTGGAAGGCGAGGGCAGCACCTTCTGGTTCGAGATCGAGCTGGCGCCGGGTGTCGTTCCGCAGTCCGGCATCGGCCCCGAGCCGGCGCCGGCGCTGGACGTACTGGTAGTGGAAGACGTCGCCCTCAACCGCGAGGTCGTCCAGGCCCTGCTGGAGCGCGACGGCCACCGTGTGCAGCTCGCCGAGGACGCGGAGCCGGCGCTGGCGCTCACCGCCGCGCGGCGTTTCGATCTGATCCTGTTGGACATGCACCTGCCGGGCATGAACGGCCTCGACCTGTGCCGGGCTATCCGTACTCAACCGGGTGGGCTCAACGTCACCACACCGATCCATGCCTTCACTGCCAGCGTGCAGCCGGGCATGGTCCGTCGCTATTTCGAGGCCGGCATGCAGGGCGTGCTGGGTAAGCCGCTGCGCCTGGACGACCTGCGCCGTGCGCTGTCCGGCGTGGCCTGGGAGCTGTTGCCGGAGGCTGTGGATGACGGTCCGCTGGATCGGCAGGTACTCGATACCCACCGCCGCCTGCTGGGCGAGCACAAGCTGAACGAACTGCTCGTCAGCCTGTGGAAGTTGCTCGATGAACAGTGGCCGCTGCTGCTGGATGCGTTGCGCCAGGATGACGCCGTTGAGGCGGCGAGCCTTGCGCATCGGTTGGCGGGGAGTTGCCGGTCCATGGGGGTGCGCGGGTTGGGGGAATGCCTGGGTGAGCTGGAGGAGGCGGCGCTTGCGGGGGCTTCGTTTGCCGGCTGGCCGGAGCGGTTGGAGCGGGAGAGGGTTGTTGCTTCTGAGCTTTTGAAGAGCATCCGGGCGTAG
- a CDS encoding transporter substrate-binding domain-containing protein, translated as MSLLVLLFCTTTRAAQPIRYCDYPVYPPISWSDGHEVRGLAPQTVRSILGELGYEVNTVVLGNWKRCLLDAAEGRVDVVLAYQTPQRDDGLLFSRVPVLREEVAIFYNRRKPVRFDQLSDLANYRGGLLFGESYGPAFDRFVAEHGNVEWVSDSRQNFGKLIRQRIDFIAHERRTGTLFVEQLAGGQDIAALPKPLTVDYLRIAVSRHSPLAARMDEIDAALKRRVDDGSIARWLDESERGYRAMLAGDGVPR; from the coding sequence CTGTCTCTGCTGGTCCTGCTCTTCTGCACCACCACCCGCGCCGCCCAACCCATCCGCTACTGCGACTACCCCGTCTACCCGCCCATCTCCTGGAGCGACGGCCACGAAGTACGCGGCCTGGCCCCGCAGACCGTGCGCAGCATCCTCGGCGAGCTGGGCTACGAGGTGAATACCGTGGTGCTGGGCAACTGGAAGCGCTGCCTGCTGGACGCCGCCGAAGGCCGCGTCGACGTGGTGCTCGCCTACCAGACCCCGCAGCGTGACGACGGCCTGCTGTTCTCCCGCGTACCGGTGCTGCGCGAGGAAGTGGCGATCTTCTACAACCGCCGCAAGCCGGTGCGTTTCGACCAGTTGAGCGACCTGGCGAATTACCGCGGCGGGCTGCTCTTCGGCGAGAGCTACGGGCCGGCGTTCGACAGATTCGTCGCCGAGCACGGCAACGTCGAATGGGTCTCCGACAGCCGACAGAACTTCGGCAAGCTGATCCGCCAGCGCATCGACTTCATCGCCCACGAGCGGCGCACCGGCACGCTGTTCGTCGAACAGCTGGCCGGCGGCCAGGACATCGCGGCGTTGCCAAAGCCGCTGACCGTGGACTACCTGCGCATTGCCGTCTCCCGCCATTCACCGCTCGCCGCACGGATGGACGAAATCGACGCCGCACTGAAGCGGCGCGTGGACGACGGCAGCATCGCCCGATGGCTGGACGAGAGCGAGCGCGGTTACCGCGCCATGCTCGCCGGCGACGGGGTGCCACGTTGA
- a CDS encoding response regulator, translating to MAMTSRVLIVDDDPVIRELLQAYLGEEGYDVLCAGTAEQAEATLVQAEQADQPIDLVMLDIRLPGKDGLTLTRELRVRSEIGIILITGRNDDIDRIVGLECGADDYVIKPLNPRELVSRAKNLIRRVRHARQPVVVPATTGSPRQNHKRFAQWTLDPDRRRLIDHDGSETPLTHGEFQLLGVFLRNTGHTLSRDQLMDQIRNREWLPNDRSIDVLVGRLRRKLRDDPAEPELIITIHGAGYLFTATPADT from the coding sequence ATTGCGATGACTTCCCGTGTACTGATCGTCGACGACGATCCGGTGATTCGCGAGCTCCTCCAGGCCTACCTCGGCGAGGAAGGCTATGACGTGCTTTGTGCCGGCACTGCCGAACAGGCCGAGGCGACGCTCGTGCAAGCCGAGCAGGCCGACCAGCCCATCGACCTGGTGATGCTCGATATCCGCCTGCCCGGCAAGGACGGCCTGACCCTGACCCGCGAACTTCGCGTGCGTTCGGAGATCGGCATCATCCTGATCACCGGGCGCAACGACGACATCGACCGCATTGTCGGCCTGGAATGCGGCGCCGACGACTACGTGATCAAGCCTCTGAACCCCCGCGAGCTGGTGTCCCGCGCGAAGAACCTGATCCGCCGCGTGCGCCACGCCCGCCAACCCGTGGTTGTGCCAGCCACGACGGGGTCGCCACGACAGAACCACAAGCGTTTCGCCCAGTGGACACTGGACCCGGACCGCCGCCGCCTGATCGATCACGATGGCAGCGAAACCCCGCTGACCCACGGCGAGTTCCAGCTGCTTGGCGTGTTCCTGCGCAACACCGGCCACACCCTGAGCCGCGACCAACTGATGGACCAGATCCGCAACCGCGAATGGCTGCCCAACGACCGCTCCATCGACGTGCTGGTCGGCCGCCTGCGCCGCAAGCTGCGCGACGACCCGGCCGAGCCGGAGCTGATCATCACCATCCACGGCGCCGGCTACCTGTTCACTGCCACGCCTGCCGACACCTGA
- a CDS encoding TetR family transcriptional regulator C-terminal domain-containing protein — protein sequence MNEEVRFTRLEPEQRKALLIEATLACLKRHGFQGASIRKICAEAGVSVGLINHHYSGKDELVAEAYLTVTGRVMQLLREAIAEAAPDARARLSAFFRASFSAELLDPQLLDAWLAFWGAVKTAEEINKAHDHSYGEYRTLLAQALNDLAKEQDWSDFDADLAAIALSALLDGLWLESGLNPNTFTPEQGVQICEAWVDGLQFGGRQRFCRASGAC from the coding sequence ATGAACGAGGAAGTCCGCTTTACCCGACTGGAGCCGGAGCAGCGCAAGGCGCTGCTGATCGAGGCGACCCTTGCGTGCCTGAAGCGCCATGGCTTCCAGGGAGCTTCCATTCGCAAGATCTGCGCCGAAGCCGGCGTCTCGGTGGGGCTGATCAACCACCACTATTCGGGCAAGGACGAACTGGTGGCCGAGGCTTACCTCACCGTCACCGGGCGGGTCATGCAACTGCTGCGCGAGGCCATCGCCGAAGCGGCGCCGGATGCCCGTGCGCGCCTGTCTGCATTCTTCCGCGCGTCGTTCTCCGCCGAGCTGCTCGACCCGCAATTGCTGGATGCCTGGCTGGCGTTCTGGGGCGCGGTGAAGACGGCCGAGGAAATCAACAAGGCCCACGATCATTCCTACGGCGAGTACCGCACCTTGCTGGCGCAGGCACTGAATGATCTGGCGAAGGAGCAGGACTGGTCGGATTTCGACGCCGATCTCGCCGCCATCGCCCTCAGCGCACTGCTCGACGGCCTGTGGCTGGAGTCAGGCCTGAACCCCAATACCTTTACCCCGGAGCAGGGTGTGCAGATCTGCGAGGCGTGGGTGGACGGCCTTCAGTTCGGCGGCCGGCAGCGTTTTTGTCGGGCGTCGGGAGCCTGTTGA
- a CDS encoding polyamine ABC transporter substrate-binding protein: protein MQKTLAAVLSAALATLPALGHGEDAAGAKTLRLYNWTDYIGEHTVADFEKETGIKVVYDTFDSYETVQGKLLPGRSGYDLVVLNAALVPPLLKAGVFQPLDKSKLPSWNNLDPDVLKHLDHYDPGVKYSAPYTWGSNGITYNIDKIKQRMPDAPIGSLAMLFDPKIVSKFADCGVTIIDSPTDVIPLALAYLKRDPNSALPEDLKAAQDLLQSIRPYIRKFDSTSYLNGLANGDQCMAMTWSGDYATAQARADEAGAKVKLGYFVPKEGSLIWFDDFYIPADAPHVENAHKFIEYMLQPKVAAGVADYIRYASSNAAATPLLAAEVRNDPAIYPDAETRARLFTQKVQNPKATRLITRTWNAVKTGT, encoded by the coding sequence ATGCAGAAAACGCTCGCAGCAGTACTCAGCGCGGCGCTGGCGACCTTGCCGGCACTGGGTCACGGGGAGGATGCCGCCGGCGCGAAGACGCTGCGGCTGTACAACTGGACCGACTACATCGGCGAGCACACCGTCGCCGACTTCGAGAAGGAAACCGGGATCAAGGTGGTCTACGACACCTTCGATTCCTACGAGACTGTGCAGGGCAAGCTGCTGCCCGGCCGCTCGGGCTACGACCTGGTGGTGCTCAACGCCGCCCTGGTGCCGCCGCTGCTCAAGGCCGGCGTCTTCCAGCCGCTGGACAAGTCCAAGCTGCCCAGCTGGAACAACCTCGACCCGGACGTGCTCAAGCACCTGGACCACTACGATCCGGGCGTGAAGTACTCGGCGCCCTACACCTGGGGCAGCAACGGCATCACCTACAACATCGACAAGATCAAGCAGCGCATGCCCGACGCGCCCATCGGCTCGCTGGCGATGCTGTTCGATCCGAAGATCGTGTCGAAATTCGCCGATTGCGGGGTGACCATCATCGATTCCCCCACCGACGTGATCCCGCTGGCCCTGGCCTACCTCAAGCGCGACCCCAACAGCGCGCTGCCCGAGGACCTGAAGGCCGCCCAGGACCTGCTGCAATCGATCCGCCCGTACATCCGCAAGTTCGACTCCACCAGCTACCTCAACGGCCTGGCCAACGGCGACCAGTGCATGGCGATGACCTGGTCCGGCGACTACGCCACCGCCCAGGCCCGCGCCGACGAAGCCGGCGCCAAGGTCAAGCTGGGCTACTTCGTGCCCAAGGAAGGCTCGCTGATCTGGTTCGACGACTTCTACATCCCGGCCGACGCGCCGCACGTGGAAAACGCCCACAAGTTCATCGAGTACATGCTGCAGCCCAAGGTCGCCGCGGGCGTCGCCGACTACATCCGCTACGCCTCCAGCAACGCCGCCGCCACCCCGCTGCTGGCCGCCGAAGTGCGCAATGACCCGGCGATCTACCCCGACGCCGAGACCCGCGCCCGCCTGTTCACCCAGAAAGTGCAGAACCCCAAGGCCACCCGCCTGATCACCCGCACCTGGAACGCGGTGAAGACCGGGACCTGA
- a CDS encoding aminotransferase, producing the protein MTTTTPAFFAQFNDEQLVAADKAHYMHGYHVFDDHRVNGALNIAAGEGAYIYDTKGNRYLDAVGGMWCTNIGLGRAEMADAIAEQVRQLAYSNPFCDMANVTAIQLCEKLAQLAPGDLDHVFLTTGGSTAVDTAYRLIQYYQNCRGKHEKKHIISRVNAYHGSTFLTMSLGGKVADHPAEFDFLKDVIHHISCPNPYRAPEGMTEGDFLEFLVKEFEDKILELGEDKVAAFFAEPIMGSGGVIIPPKGYHQRMWQVCQKYDVLYVADEVVTSFGRLGAFFASEDVFGMQPDIITTAKGLTSGYLPLGACIFSDRIWKVIGEADKGRCFAHGFTYSGHPVSCVSALKNIEIIERENLLEHVKDVGGYLEQRLQELADLPLVGSVRCQKLMACVEFVADKRSKVLFPEELNIGEKIHLRAQAKGLLVRPIVHLNVMSPPLTITREQVDEIVDTLRESILEAAEDLQRSGDYAGH; encoded by the coding sequence ATGACCACCACCACCCCAGCCTTCTTCGCCCAGTTCAACGACGAGCAGCTGGTCGCCGCCGACAAAGCCCACTACATGCACGGCTACCACGTGTTCGACGATCACCGGGTCAACGGTGCGCTGAACATCGCCGCCGGCGAGGGCGCGTATATCTACGACACCAAGGGCAATCGCTACCTGGATGCCGTGGGCGGCATGTGGTGCACGAACATCGGCCTGGGCCGCGCGGAAATGGCCGACGCCATCGCCGAGCAGGTGCGCCAGCTGGCCTACTCCAACCCCTTCTGCGACATGGCCAACGTCACCGCGATCCAGCTCTGCGAAAAGCTCGCGCAGCTCGCCCCAGGCGACCTGGACCACGTGTTCCTCACCACCGGCGGCTCCACCGCGGTGGACACCGCCTACCGGCTGATCCAGTACTACCAGAACTGCCGCGGCAAGCATGAGAAGAAGCACATCATCAGCCGGGTCAACGCTTACCACGGCTCGACCTTCCTCACCATGTCGCTGGGCGGCAAGGTCGCCGACCACCCGGCCGAGTTCGACTTCCTCAAGGACGTCATCCACCACATTTCCTGCCCCAACCCCTACCGCGCGCCGGAAGGGATGACCGAAGGGGACTTCCTCGAATTCCTGGTGAAGGAGTTCGAAGACAAGATTCTCGAACTGGGCGAAGACAAGGTCGCCGCCTTCTTCGCCGAGCCGATCATGGGCTCGGGCGGCGTGATCATCCCGCCCAAGGGCTACCACCAGCGCATGTGGCAGGTGTGCCAGAAGTACGACGTGCTCTACGTCGCCGACGAAGTGGTGACCTCCTTCGGCCGCCTGGGCGCCTTCTTCGCCTCCGAGGACGTGTTCGGCATGCAGCCGGACATCATCACCACCGCCAAGGGCCTGACTTCCGGCTACCTGCCGCTGGGCGCGTGCATCTTCTCCGACCGCATCTGGAAGGTGATCGGCGAAGCCGACAAGGGCCGCTGCTTCGCCCACGGCTTCACCTACAGCGGGCACCCGGTGAGCTGCGTCTCGGCGCTGAAGAACATCGAGATCATCGAGCGTGAGAATCTGCTGGAACACGTGAAGGACGTTGGCGGCTATCTGGAACAGCGCCTGCAGGAACTGGCCGACCTGCCGCTGGTGGGCAGCGTGCGTTGCCAGAAGCTGATGGCCTGCGTCGAGTTCGTCGCCGACAAGCGCAGCAAGGTGCTCTTCCCCGAGGAGCTGAACATTGGCGAGAAGATCCACCTGCGCGCCCAGGCCAAGGGCCTGCTGGTGCGGCCGATCGTGCACCTGAACGTGATGTCGCCGCCGCTGACCATCACCCGTGAGCAGGTCGACGAGATCGTCGACACCCTGCGCGAGTCGATCCTGGAGGCCGCCGAAGACCTCCAGCGCAGCGGCGATTACGCGGGGCACTGA
- a CDS encoding helix-turn-helix transcriptional regulator: MSESQALSETSDALALHAWHAGLARVMASVGEVAFVERLADALGCLVPVESVMLGLEQRGQPPQPLYQRGIVPEHHEGLIDRYYARGYLLDPFCLAMEDGLTEGFYPLADIAPDDFFASEYYKTYYLKFGCTEDCHFIIDLGEARKVSLCLYQGKSGVRFSETQLDLLATVLPLVRELILQFERNGGLDLLLAGRGVSVGAPDDQAPLNRHIRAAFMNFGADRLTEREREIAHLLLRGHSVKSSARVLDISPETVRMHRKHLYTKLEINSQAELFSLFIDWLTGDATAA; this comes from the coding sequence ATGAGCGAATCTCAGGCACTGAGCGAAACATCCGACGCACTGGCCCTGCATGCCTGGCATGCGGGGCTGGCGCGCGTCATGGCCAGCGTCGGCGAGGTCGCCTTCGTCGAACGCCTGGCCGACGCCCTGGGCTGCCTGGTGCCGGTGGAGTCAGTGATGCTCGGCCTGGAACAGCGTGGCCAACCGCCGCAACCGCTGTACCAGCGCGGCATCGTGCCGGAGCACCACGAAGGGTTGATCGACCGCTACTACGCCCGCGGCTATCTGCTCGACCCCTTCTGCCTGGCCATGGAGGACGGCCTCACCGAAGGCTTCTACCCGCTGGCCGACATCGCCCCGGACGACTTCTTCGCCAGCGAGTACTACAAGACCTACTACCTCAAGTTCGGCTGCACCGAAGACTGCCACTTCATCATCGACCTGGGTGAAGCGCGCAAGGTCTCCCTGTGCCTGTACCAGGGCAAGAGCGGCGTGCGCTTCAGCGAGACCCAGCTGGACCTGCTGGCCACCGTGCTGCCGCTGGTACGCGAGCTGATCCTCCAGTTCGAGCGCAACGGCGGGCTGGACCTGCTGTTGGCCGGGCGCGGCGTGAGTGTCGGTGCGCCGGACGATCAGGCGCCGCTGAACCGGCACATCCGCGCGGCCTTCATGAACTTCGGCGCCGACCGGCTCACCGAGCGCGAACGGGAAATCGCCCACCTGCTGCTGCGCGGGCACTCGGTGAAATCCAGCGCGCGGGTGCTGGATATTTCGCCGGAAACCGTGCGCATGCACCGCAAGCACCTCTACACGAAGCTCGAGATCAACTCCCAGGCGGAGCTGTTCTCGCTGTTCATCGACTGGTTGACCGGCGACGCCACCGCCGCCTGA
- a CDS encoding alpha/beta hydrolase has product MSRRWLPALLLAAALPLHAAESKPTYGPELERFNYAYPVGHYSFASQGHHMHMAYIDVKPKKQPNGRTVVLLHGKNFCAGTWETTIAALSDAGYRVVAPDQIGFCKSTKPERYQYSFQQLATNTHALLDHLKIGKITLLGHSTGGMLAARYALMYPQQVEQLAMVNPIGLEDWKALGVPYRTPDQWYERELKTSADSIRQYEQATYYAGQWKPEYDKWVNMLAGLFNGAGHERVAWNSALLYDMIFTQPVVYEFGQLKMPTLLLIGTKDNTAIGKDIAPAELKAKLGNYAELGKTTAKAIPNATLVEFDDMGHAPQIQDPKRFHEALLKGLADLKH; this is encoded by the coding sequence ATGTCCCGACGCTGGCTACCCGCCTTGCTGTTGGCCGCCGCCCTGCCGCTGCACGCCGCCGAATCCAAACCCACCTATGGCCCGGAACTGGAGCGTTTCAACTACGCCTACCCGGTCGGCCACTACAGCTTCGCGTCCCAGGGCCACCACATGCACATGGCCTATATCGACGTGAAGCCGAAGAAACAGCCCAACGGCCGCACCGTGGTGCTGCTGCACGGCAAGAACTTCTGCGCCGGCACCTGGGAAACCACCATTGCCGCGCTGAGCGATGCGGGCTACCGCGTGGTGGCGCCGGACCAGATCGGCTTCTGCAAATCCACCAAGCCCGAGCGTTACCAGTACAGCTTCCAGCAGCTGGCGACCAACACCCACGCGCTGCTGGACCACCTGAAGATCGGCAAGATCACCCTGCTGGGCCACTCCACCGGCGGCATGCTCGCCGCCCGCTACGCGCTGATGTACCCGCAGCAGGTGGAGCAGTTGGCCATGGTCAACCCCATCGGCCTGGAAGACTGGAAAGCCCTCGGTGTGCCCTACCGCACCCCGGACCAGTGGTACGAGCGCGAGCTGAAGACCAGCGCCGACAGCATCCGCCAGTACGAGCAGGCCACCTACTACGCCGGCCAGTGGAAGCCCGAGTACGACAAGTGGGTGAACATGCTCGCCGGCCTGTTCAACGGCGCCGGCCATGAGCGCGTGGCGTGGAACTCGGCGCTGCTCTACGACATGATCTTCACCCAGCCGGTGGTCTACGAATTCGGCCAGCTGAAGATGCCGACCCTGCTGCTGATCGGCACCAAGGACAACACCGCCATCGGCAAGGACATCGCCCCGGCCGAGCTGAAAGCCAAGCTGGGCAACTACGCCGAGCTGGGCAAGACGACCGCCAAGGCCATTCCCAACGCCACCCTGGTGGAGTTCGACGACATGGGCCACGCGCCGCAGATTCAGGATCCGAAGCGTTTCCACGAGGCGCTGCTCAAGGGGTTGGCTGATCTGAAGCACTGA
- the choV gene encoding choline ABC transporter ATP-binding protein, translating to MSAIRFEHVDVIFGTHTKEALKLLDKGLGREEILKRTGQVLGVEDACLDVERGEICVMMGLSGSGKSSLLRCINGLNRVSRGKLLIEHEGQQVDIANCSPAALKTMRTKRIAMVFQKFALMPWLTVAENIGFGLEMQGRPANERKKVIDEKLELVGLSQWRDKRPDSLSGGMQQRVGLARALAMDGDILLMDEPFSALDPLIRQQLQDELLVLQRQLHKTIVFVSHDLDEALKIGSRIAIMKDGRIIQHGKPEEIVLSPADDYVRTFVAHTNPLNVLCGSSLMRGLDQCRRQADEVCFDQGRDCWLGLTETNQIKTARQGSNIIDLQQWRPGDPVEKLKHEPTLVDVNIRMRDALQIRYQTGHKLVLQEQSRVVGVLGDSELYHALLGKNLG from the coding sequence ATGTCGGCGATTCGATTCGAACATGTGGATGTGATTTTCGGCACCCACACCAAGGAAGCGCTCAAGCTGCTGGACAAGGGCCTGGGCCGCGAGGAAATCCTCAAGCGCACCGGCCAGGTGCTGGGTGTGGAGGATGCCTGCCTGGATGTTGAACGCGGCGAAATCTGCGTGATGATGGGCCTGTCGGGCTCCGGCAAGTCCAGCCTGCTGCGCTGCATCAACGGCCTCAACCGGGTCAGCCGCGGCAAACTGCTGATCGAGCACGAAGGCCAGCAGGTGGACATCGCCAACTGCTCGCCGGCGGCGCTCAAGACCATGCGCACCAAGCGCATCGCCATGGTGTTCCAGAAGTTCGCGCTGATGCCCTGGCTGACCGTCGCCGAGAACATCGGCTTCGGCCTGGAGATGCAGGGCCGACCGGCCAACGAACGGAAGAAGGTGATTGACGAGAAGCTGGAACTGGTCGGCCTGTCGCAGTGGCGCGACAAGCGCCCGGACTCGCTCTCCGGCGGCATGCAGCAGCGCGTCGGCCTGGCCCGCGCGCTGGCGATGGATGGCGACATCCTGCTGATGGACGAGCCCTTCTCCGCACTCGACCCGCTGATCCGCCAGCAGTTGCAGGACGAACTGCTGGTGCTGCAACGCCAGCTGCACAAGACCATCGTCTTCGTCAGCCATGACCTGGACGAGGCGCTGAAGATCGGTTCGCGCATCGCGATCATGAAGGACGGCCGCATCATCCAGCACGGCAAGCCCGAGGAAATCGTGCTCAGCCCGGCGGACGACTACGTGCGCACCTTCGTCGCCCACACCAACCCGCTCAACGTGCTGTGCGGCTCCAGCCTGATGCGTGGCCTGGACCAGTGCCGCCGCCAGGCCGACGAGGTGTGCTTCGACCAGGGCCGCGACTGCTGGCTGGGCCTGACCGAGACCAACCAGATCAAGACCGCGCGCCAGGGCAGCAACATCATCGACCTGCAGCAATGGCGCCCGGGCGACCCGGTGGAGAAGCTCAAGCACGAGCCGACCCTGGTGGACGTCAACATCCGCATGCGCGACGCGCTGCAGATCCGCTATCAGACCGGCCACAAGCTGGTGCTGCAGGAGCAGAGCCGCGTCGTCGGCGTGCTCGGCGACAGCGAGCTGTACCACGCGCTGCTGGGCAAGAACCTGGGCTGA